From a single Vitis vinifera cultivar Pinot Noir 40024 chromosome 18, ASM3070453v1 genomic region:
- the LOC100243187 gene encoding ethylene-responsive transcription factor ERF020, translating into MSSSEEFGSSSSPVKKKFRGVRQRKWGKWVSEIRVPGTQDRLWLGSYATAEAAAVAHDIASYCLRGGTSLDGLNFPHVISSKVRTDLSPRSVQKAASDAGLAIDAQFAIQKSSEDGAGGCSRAQGGDQMEVWGNADDNYGASRQGSEFRGEEALSISIDDYL; encoded by the coding sequence ATGAGTAGCTCAGAGGAGTTCGGAAGCTCAAGCTCACCCGTCAAGAAGAAGTTCCGGGGCGTTCGCCAGCGAAAATGGGGGAAGTGGGTGTCAGAGATCAGGGTCCCGGGCACGCAGGACCGCCTCTGGCTCGGCTCCTACGCCACCGCCGAGGCGGCCGCGGTGGCCCACGATATCGCATCGTATTGCCTGCGTGGGGGCACGTCCTTGGACGGGCTTAACTTTCCTCACGTGATAAGTTCCAAGGTGAGGACTGATCTGTCCCCCAGGTCGGTGCAGAAGGCTGCGTCCGACGCTGGGCTGGCGATTGATGCTCAGTTTGCGATCCAAAAGTCATCGGAGGATGGCGCCGGAGGCTGCAGTAGAGCGCAGGGTGGGGATCAGATGGAGGTTTGGGGGAATGCGGATGATAATTATGGAGCTTCACGGCAGGGGAGTGAGTTCAGAGGAGAAGAGGCATTGAGCATCTCCATTGATGATTACCTCTAA
- the LOC100265500 gene encoding probable serine/threonine-protein kinase At1g09600 isoform X1, with amino-acid sequence MGCICSKEASVDEYVDYNEREKEKGKELNKDSVQLVAPSTGEEFVMGPGGGGGHGRTGGSVHPISKSALQGNVGSAPIRAMEGEKKAMTADRPTKASHQRRLTLDMENNVGPSPMSRIVSMPNGAKGEQIVAGWPSWLSSVAGEAIQGWVPLRPESYEKLDKIGQGTYSTVYRARDLDSGKIVALKKVRFGNMDPESVRFMAREIHVLRKLDHPNVMKLEGLITSRTSGTLYLVFEYMEHDLAGLSATPGIKFTEPQIKCYMQQLLRGLEHCHSRGVLHRDIKGSNLLIDNKGVLKIGDFGLASFRSDPSQPLTSRVVTLWYRPPELLLGATKYGASVDLWSTGCIIAELFAGSPIMPGSTEVEQIHKIFKLCGSPSEEYWQKSKLAHASSFKPQHPYKRRLAETFRNFPSSALALVDVLLSVEPDARGTAASALKSEFFTTKPLPCDPSSLPKYVPSKEYDAKLRNEEARRQRAEAVKGRGAESVRRGSRQSKDVPTPEFKPQAQASLQQGQTNTKCISEKYKPGEDSGSNFRMEPHRGTVPNGLSHSTLMINQNAVGSSEKKVEDEAQLGYGNTFDSSRNKVELRTHGSHMPHGAAGVSNSSHRKDERISGKESVTGYVPKKNRMHYSGPLMPSGGNIEEMLKDHERQIQEAVRKARIDKTQQKL; translated from the exons ATGGGGTGCATTTGCTCAAAGGAAGCCTCCGTTGATGAATATGTGGATTATaatgagagagagaaggagaaagGGAAAGAGTTGAATAAGGATTCAGTGCAGTTGGTTGCCCCCTCCACGGGAGAGGAGTTTGTAATGGGGccaggaggtggtggtggtcaTGGTAGGACAGGTGGGTCTGTTCATCCTATATCAAAGTCTGCATTGCAGGGCAATGTGGGGTCTGCTCCTATTCGTGCCATGGAGGGAGAGAAAAAAGCAATGACTGCTGATAGGCCAACTAAGGCTTCTCATCAAAGAAGGTTGACATTAGATATGGAAAACAACGTAGGGCCATCACCAATGTCTCGTATAGTTAGCATGCCCAATGGTGCCAAAGGAGAACAGATTGTCGCTGGATGGCCATCATGGTTATCTTCGGTTGCTGGAGAAGCCATCCAAGGGTGGGTGCCTCTAAGGCCCGAGTCATATGAGAAGTTAGACAAA ATTGGACAAGGAACTTACAGCACTGTATATAGGGCCCGTGACCTTGACAGTGGTAAGATTGTGGCATTGAAGAAAGTGCGATTTGGTAATATGGATCCAGAAAGTGTTCGTTTTATGGCTAGAGAAATCCATGTTCTGCGTAAACTTGACCACCCAAATGTTATGAAGCTTGAGGGCCTAATCACTTCGAGGACATCAGGTACCTTGTACCTTGTATTTGAATACATGGAGCATGATCTTGCTGGGCTTTCTGCAACACCTGGTATCAAGTTCACTGAACCACAG ATTAAGTGTTACATGCAACAACTACTTCGTGGACTTGAGCACTGCCATAGTCGGGGTGTTCTGCATCGAGACATCAAGGGTTCAAATCTTCTAATTGACAATAAAGGAGTCCTCAAAATTGGAGACTTTGGTCTGGCAAGCTTTAGGTCTGATCCAAGTCAACCATTAACTAGTCGTGTTGTAACTCTGTGGTACAGACCTCCTGAGCTTTTGCTCGGTGCTACCAAGTATGGAGCTTCTGTGGATCTATGGAGCACTGGTTGTATCATTGCAGAACTGTTTGCTGGGAGTCCTATCATGCCTGGAAGTACGGAG GTGGAGCAAATTCATAAAATCTTTAAGCTTTGTGGTTCACCCTCTGAGGAATACTGGCAGAAATCAAAATTGGCACATGCATCCAGTTTCAAACCTCAACATCCTTACAAGCGCCGCCTAGCTGAGACATTCAGAAATTTCCCTTCTTCAGCTTTGGCTCTCGTTGATGTGCTTCTTTCAGTAGAGCCAGATGCAAGGGGAACAGCTGCTTCTGCACTCAAAAGTGAG TTCTTTACAACAAAGCCCCTCCCTTGTGATCCATCAAGTTTGCCAAAATATGTTCCAAGCAAAGAATACGATGCCAAGCTCCGAAATGAGGAAGCAAGAAG GCAAAGGGCAGAGGCTGTAAAAGGACGTGGAGCTGAATCTGTTAGAAGGGGTTCAAGACAATCCAAGGATGTGCCAACACCAGAATTTAAGCCTCAGGCACAAGCCTCTTTGCAG CAGGGACAGACAAACACAAAATGCATCAGTGAAAAATACAAACCTGGAGAGGATAGTGGGTCCAACTTTCGGATGGAACCTCATAGAGGAACTGTGCCAAATGGTTTGTCTCATTCTACTTTGATGATTAACCAAAATGCCGTTGGATCATCAGAGAAGAAGGTTGAGGATGAGGCCCAATTGGGTTATGGAAATACATTTGACTCTTCAAGAAATAAAGTAGAATTGAGGACCCATGGATCTCACATGCCTCATGGAGCAGCAGGTGTGTCAAACTCCTCTCATAGGAAGGACGAAAGGATCTCTGGCAAGGAATCTGTTACC GGCTATGTACCCAAGAAAAACAGGATGCACTACTCTGGACCACTGATGCCGTCTGGAGGGAACATTGAAGAAATGCTCAAAGACCATGAGAGACAGATCCAAGAGGCTGTCCGCAAAGCACGAATTGACAAGACCCAACAAAAACTGTGA
- the LOC100265500 gene encoding probable serine/threonine-protein kinase At1g09600 isoform X2 — MGCICSKEASVDEYVDYNEREKEKGKELNKDSVQLVAPSTGEEFVMGPGGGGGHGRTGGSVHPISKSALQGNVGSAPIRAMEGEKKAMTADRPTKASHQRRLTLDMENNVGPSPMSRIVSMPNGAKGEQIVAGWPSWLSSVAGEAIQGWVPLRPESYEKLDKIGQGTYSTVYRARDLDSGKIVALKKVRFGNMDPESVRFMAREIHVLRKLDHPNVMKLEGLITSRTSGTLYLVFEYMEHDLAGLSATPGIKFTEPQIKCYMQQLLRGLEHCHSRGVLHRDIKGSNLLIDNKGVLKIGDFGLASFRSDPSQPLTSRVVTLWYRPPELLLGATKYGASVDLWSTGCIIAELFAGSPIMPGSTEVEQIHKIFKLCGSPSEEYWQKSKLAHASSFKPQHPYKRRLAETFRNFPSSALALVDVLLSVEPDARGTAASALKSEFFTTKPLPCDPSSLPKYVPSKEYDAKLRNEEARRQRAEAVKGRGAESVRRGSRQSKDVPTPEFKPQAQASLQGQTNTKCISEKYKPGEDSGSNFRMEPHRGTVPNGLSHSTLMINQNAVGSSEKKVEDEAQLGYGNTFDSSRNKVELRTHGSHMPHGAAGVSNSSHRKDERISGKESVTGYVPKKNRMHYSGPLMPSGGNIEEMLKDHERQIQEAVRKARIDKTQQKL; from the exons ATGGGGTGCATTTGCTCAAAGGAAGCCTCCGTTGATGAATATGTGGATTATaatgagagagagaaggagaaagGGAAAGAGTTGAATAAGGATTCAGTGCAGTTGGTTGCCCCCTCCACGGGAGAGGAGTTTGTAATGGGGccaggaggtggtggtggtcaTGGTAGGACAGGTGGGTCTGTTCATCCTATATCAAAGTCTGCATTGCAGGGCAATGTGGGGTCTGCTCCTATTCGTGCCATGGAGGGAGAGAAAAAAGCAATGACTGCTGATAGGCCAACTAAGGCTTCTCATCAAAGAAGGTTGACATTAGATATGGAAAACAACGTAGGGCCATCACCAATGTCTCGTATAGTTAGCATGCCCAATGGTGCCAAAGGAGAACAGATTGTCGCTGGATGGCCATCATGGTTATCTTCGGTTGCTGGAGAAGCCATCCAAGGGTGGGTGCCTCTAAGGCCCGAGTCATATGAGAAGTTAGACAAA ATTGGACAAGGAACTTACAGCACTGTATATAGGGCCCGTGACCTTGACAGTGGTAAGATTGTGGCATTGAAGAAAGTGCGATTTGGTAATATGGATCCAGAAAGTGTTCGTTTTATGGCTAGAGAAATCCATGTTCTGCGTAAACTTGACCACCCAAATGTTATGAAGCTTGAGGGCCTAATCACTTCGAGGACATCAGGTACCTTGTACCTTGTATTTGAATACATGGAGCATGATCTTGCTGGGCTTTCTGCAACACCTGGTATCAAGTTCACTGAACCACAG ATTAAGTGTTACATGCAACAACTACTTCGTGGACTTGAGCACTGCCATAGTCGGGGTGTTCTGCATCGAGACATCAAGGGTTCAAATCTTCTAATTGACAATAAAGGAGTCCTCAAAATTGGAGACTTTGGTCTGGCAAGCTTTAGGTCTGATCCAAGTCAACCATTAACTAGTCGTGTTGTAACTCTGTGGTACAGACCTCCTGAGCTTTTGCTCGGTGCTACCAAGTATGGAGCTTCTGTGGATCTATGGAGCACTGGTTGTATCATTGCAGAACTGTTTGCTGGGAGTCCTATCATGCCTGGAAGTACGGAG GTGGAGCAAATTCATAAAATCTTTAAGCTTTGTGGTTCACCCTCTGAGGAATACTGGCAGAAATCAAAATTGGCACATGCATCCAGTTTCAAACCTCAACATCCTTACAAGCGCCGCCTAGCTGAGACATTCAGAAATTTCCCTTCTTCAGCTTTGGCTCTCGTTGATGTGCTTCTTTCAGTAGAGCCAGATGCAAGGGGAACAGCTGCTTCTGCACTCAAAAGTGAG TTCTTTACAACAAAGCCCCTCCCTTGTGATCCATCAAGTTTGCCAAAATATGTTCCAAGCAAAGAATACGATGCCAAGCTCCGAAATGAGGAAGCAAGAAG GCAAAGGGCAGAGGCTGTAAAAGGACGTGGAGCTGAATCTGTTAGAAGGGGTTCAAGACAATCCAAGGATGTGCCAACACCAGAATTTAAGCCTCAGGCACAAGCCTCTTTGCAG GGACAGACAAACACAAAATGCATCAGTGAAAAATACAAACCTGGAGAGGATAGTGGGTCCAACTTTCGGATGGAACCTCATAGAGGAACTGTGCCAAATGGTTTGTCTCATTCTACTTTGATGATTAACCAAAATGCCGTTGGATCATCAGAGAAGAAGGTTGAGGATGAGGCCCAATTGGGTTATGGAAATACATTTGACTCTTCAAGAAATAAAGTAGAATTGAGGACCCATGGATCTCACATGCCTCATGGAGCAGCAGGTGTGTCAAACTCCTCTCATAGGAAGGACGAAAGGATCTCTGGCAAGGAATCTGTTACC GGCTATGTACCCAAGAAAAACAGGATGCACTACTCTGGACCACTGATGCCGTCTGGAGGGAACATTGAAGAAATGCTCAAAGACCATGAGAGACAGATCCAAGAGGCTGTCCGCAAAGCACGAATTGACAAGACCCAACAAAAACTGTGA
- the LOC100260124 gene encoding 11-beta-hydroxysteroid dehydrogenase B isoform X2, with protein sequence MDLINSLLNLVVPPASLVMLAFAWPALSFINACEWVYNTLYSENMEDKVVIITGASSGIGEQVAYEYAKKGAKLVLVARRENRLLGIGENARQLGAKHVMIMAADVVKLDDCRRFVTETVNYYGRVDHLVNTASLGHTFYFEEAIDTSVFPPLMDINFWGNVYPTYVALPFLRQSNGRVIVNASVENWLPLPRMSLYAAAKAALINFYETLRFEAKEVGITIATHGWIGSDMTRGKFMLEDGAEMQWKEEREVTGGPVEEFARLMVAGACRGDAYVKYPSWYDIFLLYRVFAPNVLGWTFRLLLSTNGARRSTSLIGTGRPLLESIPPPKLLTGGPFTFPQHNPQQHQQKME encoded by the exons ATGGATCTGATCAACTCTCTGTTGAATCTGGTGGTGCCTCCAGCGAGCTTGGTGATGCTGGCATTTGCATGGCCTGCCTTGTCCTTCATCAATGCCTGTGAGTGGGTTTACAACACCCTTTACAGTGAAAACATGGAGGACAAAGTAGTTATCATCACTGGTGCTTCTTCTGGGATTGGAGAG CAAGTTGCATATGAGTATGCAAAGAAGGGGGCGAAACTTGTGTTGGTTGCGAGGAGAGAGAACAGGCTACTAGGAATTGGTGAGAATGCAAGGCAGCTAGGGGCGAAACATGTTATGATCATGGCTGCAGATGTCGTTAAGCTAGATGATTGTAGGCGATTCGTCACCGAAACCGTCAATTACTATGGCCGCG TGGATCATCTAGTGAACACGGCAAGTTTGGGGCACACCTTCTACTTTGAGGAAGCTATAGACACATCCGTGTTTCCCCCTTTGATG GACATAAATTTTTGGGGAAATGTTTATCCAACGTACGTCGCTTTGCCTTTCCTACGACAGAGCAATGGCCGAGTCATTGTTAACGCATCGGTGGAGAACTGGTTGCCTCTGCCAAGAATGAGTTTATATGCA GCTGCGAAGGCGGCTTTGATAAACTTCTATGAGACGTTGAGATTCGAAGCGAAAGAGGTTGGAATTACCATTGCAACACATGGTTGGATAGGGAGTGACATGACTAGAGGGAAATTCATGTTGGAGGATGGTGCTGAGATGCAGTggaaggaagaaagggaa GTGACCGGTGGACCGGTGGAGGAGTTTGCAAGGTTGATGGTGGCGGGGGCCTGTCGTGGAGATGCATACGTGAAGTACCCGAGCTGGTATGATATCTTCCTCCTTTACAGGGTGTTTGCACCTAATGTTCTTGGGTGGACATTCAGGCTGCTGCTCTCAACGAATGGAGCTAGACGGTCCACCTCCCTCATCGGTACTGGAAGGCCTCTTCTGGAATCAATTCCTCCTCCAAAGCTCCTCACAGGTGGTCCTTTTACATTTCCCCAACACAATCCTCAACAGCATCAGCAGAAAATGGAGTAG
- the LOC100260124 gene encoding 11-beta-hydroxysteroid dehydrogenase B isoform X1: MDLINSLLNLVVPPASLVMLAFAWPALSFINACEWVYNTLYSENMEDKVVIITGASSGIGEQVAYEYAKKGAKLVLVARRENRLLGIGENARQLGAKHVMIMAADVVKLDDCRRFVTETVNYYGRVDHLVNTASLGHTFYFEEAIDTSVFPPLMDINFWGNVYPTYVALPFLRQSNGRVIVNASVENWLPLPRMSLYAAAKAALINFYETLRFEAKEVGITIATHGWIGSDMTRGKFMLEDGAEMQWKEEREVQVTGGPVEEFARLMVAGACRGDAYVKYPSWYDIFLLYRVFAPNVLGWTFRLLLSTNGARRSTSLIGTGRPLLESIPPPKLLTGGPFTFPQHNPQQHQQKME, from the exons ATGGATCTGATCAACTCTCTGTTGAATCTGGTGGTGCCTCCAGCGAGCTTGGTGATGCTGGCATTTGCATGGCCTGCCTTGTCCTTCATCAATGCCTGTGAGTGGGTTTACAACACCCTTTACAGTGAAAACATGGAGGACAAAGTAGTTATCATCACTGGTGCTTCTTCTGGGATTGGAGAG CAAGTTGCATATGAGTATGCAAAGAAGGGGGCGAAACTTGTGTTGGTTGCGAGGAGAGAGAACAGGCTACTAGGAATTGGTGAGAATGCAAGGCAGCTAGGGGCGAAACATGTTATGATCATGGCTGCAGATGTCGTTAAGCTAGATGATTGTAGGCGATTCGTCACCGAAACCGTCAATTACTATGGCCGCG TGGATCATCTAGTGAACACGGCAAGTTTGGGGCACACCTTCTACTTTGAGGAAGCTATAGACACATCCGTGTTTCCCCCTTTGATG GACATAAATTTTTGGGGAAATGTTTATCCAACGTACGTCGCTTTGCCTTTCCTACGACAGAGCAATGGCCGAGTCATTGTTAACGCATCGGTGGAGAACTGGTTGCCTCTGCCAAGAATGAGTTTATATGCA GCTGCGAAGGCGGCTTTGATAAACTTCTATGAGACGTTGAGATTCGAAGCGAAAGAGGTTGGAATTACCATTGCAACACATGGTTGGATAGGGAGTGACATGACTAGAGGGAAATTCATGTTGGAGGATGGTGCTGAGATGCAGTggaaggaagaaagggaa GTACAGGTGACCGGTGGACCGGTGGAGGAGTTTGCAAGGTTGATGGTGGCGGGGGCCTGTCGTGGAGATGCATACGTGAAGTACCCGAGCTGGTATGATATCTTCCTCCTTTACAGGGTGTTTGCACCTAATGTTCTTGGGTGGACATTCAGGCTGCTGCTCTCAACGAATGGAGCTAGACGGTCCACCTCCCTCATCGGTACTGGAAGGCCTCTTCTGGAATCAATTCCTCCTCCAAAGCTCCTCACAGGTGGTCCTTTTACATTTCCCCAACACAATCCTCAACAGCATCAGCAGAAAATGGAGTAG